CATGAGGCAGAAGGGCGAGCGTGGCGTTACCTCAGGGTGTCCGCCGCCCACATGTCCATCAGGTAACGTCCGTTGAATTTTGGCTCATGTTAATATCTGTGCCGTGCTGTTTTATCTTATGTTGAATTCCATCTCATAGAAAACCATCGGAAGGAACAACGCATAACAATGAGGATTTTTCGATCAGGCCCGCTGCTTGCGGGCCTGTTTCTCTCGATGACGGTGACACCAATGGACAACGAACGTCAGCAATCTGAGCAAGACCGGCAAACCGGGCAGCAGAACCAGCAAGCCTCGGAGCGCGACCGCCAGAGCGGCCAGCGCAACGAGCAATCGGGGCAAGCGAACCAGCAGACAGGACAACGCAACCAGCAATCCGGTCAGGAGAACCGACAAACGGGCCAGAGGAACGAGCAGGCATCCGAGAAGAACCGGCAGGCAGGCTTGGACGAGCGCCAGTAGGGCCGGTGCGGACGATCGACATCGAACCGGCAACCCGGGCGGAGCGGGAGACGGTCTCGCTCCGCCGCGCGACAGGCGAGCCCGCTCATGGAACAGCAGCACGATATCGACAGGCTCCTGCACCCCCACGTCCGTCTCTACGGGCCCGTCGACGAGGCGATGCTGGGCGATTTCCTCAAGCGCCTCGACGAGGTCATGGACGAGGATGGCCCCCTGGTCGTGGAGCTGATGACCTCGGGCGGCGACGCCGACATCGGCCGGCGGATCGCGCAGCAGGTCCGCCTGTGCCGCGAGCACCTGCACAAGGAGATGCATTTCGTCGGCATGACGACGGTCTACTCGGCCGGCATCACCATCATGGCGGCCTTCCCCCGCTGCTGCCGCTATCTCGCCAGGGATACCGCCCTGCTGATCCACGGCCGGCGCACAAGCGGCGACACCTCCGTCGACGGCCCGTTGCCGGCCGCCCTGCAGGTTGCCCGCTCGAAGGTCGCGGAACTGGAGAAGGGCTTGCAGCTGGAGATGCAAGGGTTCGCGGAGTTGGTGAAGGAC
This is a stretch of genomic DNA from Methylobacterium sp. 17Sr1-1. It encodes these proteins:
- a CDS encoding ATP-dependent Clp protease proteolytic subunit; this translates as MEQQHDIDRLLHPHVRLYGPVDEAMLGDFLKRLDEVMDEDGPLVVELMTSGGDADIGRRIAQQVRLCREHLHKEMHFVGMTTVYSAGITIMAAFPRCCRYLARDTALLIHGRRTSGDTSVDGPLPAALQVARSKVAELEKGLQLEMQGFAELVKDTDVSEDEIRERAETNWYLTADEALERRLVASLL